Proteins encoded by one window of Haematobia irritans isolate KBUSLIRL chromosome 2, ASM5000362v1, whole genome shotgun sequence:
- the Acer gene encoding angiotensin-converting enzyme-related, whose protein sequence is MVHVDVIKMRRILWIGLMTLLCLKTVDLAQYADSCSAEHPEIREFLDKQGELLRQRKHIEYLAAWEYSTNVTEDNRLSMIAISARNAAENFKSVEMIRKRHYEKLSDPCLKRLAQYSAEMGADILNSEDFETLQNSISKMESNYASTKVCSYKDASDCTLSLEPHIQERLSNSRDPKELAHYWKEWHDKAGTPMKENFAKYVELVNKAAKLNNFPSNAEFWIHFYEDPNFEKNLDNVYQAILPLYRELHGYVRQRLSQHYGPEIVAPNGNIPMHLLGNMWGQQWGEIIELLKPFPKKDFADVTAEMKKQDYTVKKMFELGDEFFQSLGMRPLPQSFWNLSVLEKPEDRTIVCHASAWDLYADSDVRIKMCTEIDTHYLYVVHHELGHIQYYLLYEDQPTVFRGAPNPGFHEAVGDVIALSVATVKHLNTIGLSPVAELDEESRINELFRTALQKIVFLPFAYTMDKYRYAIYRNDFKKSAWNCAFWQMRSEYTGIEPPINRNDSDFDPPAKYHLSADVEYLRYFAAHIFQFQFHKSLCIKAGQYVAGDPHKTLDNCDIYKSKEAGNAFRHFLSAGSSRHWTEVLKEFTGETTMDPAALLEYFEPLRVWLKEENRKENVSVGWGATDKVPHNC, encoded by the exons ATGGTGCATGTTGACGTGATAAAAATGCGGCGAATACTGTGGATAGGGCTTATGACCCTTCTCTGTTTGAAG ACTGTTGACCTTGCTCAGTACGCTGATAGTTGCTCCGCTGAACATCCAGAAATTCGTGAGTTTCTCGACAAACAAGGAGAACTATTAAGGCAAAGGAAACATATTGAATATCTAGCAGCTTGGGAATATAGTACAAATGTTACCGAAGACAATCGTTTGAGTATGATTGCCATAAGTGCCCGTAACGCAgccgaaaattttaaatcagtGGAAATGATTCGTAAACGTCATTATGAGAAACTCTCAGATCCTTGTCTAAAACGATTGGCTCAATACTCTGCAGAGATGGGTGCCGATATTttgaattctgaagattttgaaACACTTCAGAATTCCATTAGCAAAATGGAATCAAATTACGCCAGCACAAAAGTGTGTTCCTATAAAGATGCAAGTGACTGTACCTTAAGTTTGGAGCCTCATATCCAAGAACGTCTATCAAACAGCCGTGACCCCAAGGAGTTGGCACATTATTGGAAAGAGTGGCATGATAAAGCCGGGACaccaatgaaagaaaatttcgcaaaatatgTGGAATTGGTTAACAAAGCTGCCAAATTAAATA ATTTTCCATCTAATGCAGAATTCTGGATTCATTTCTATGAGGATCCTAACTTTGAGAAAAACTTAGACAATGTCTATCAAGCTATTCTACCACTTTATCGTGAATTGCATGGTTATGTGCGGCAACGATTATCGCAACACTATGGTCCAGAAATTGTTGCGCCCAATGGTAATATACCGATGCATCTTCTGGGTAATATGTGGGGCCAACAGTGGGGTGAAATAATTGAACTTCTGAAACCTTTCCCCAAAAAGGATTTTGCCGATGTAACAGCAGAAATGAAGAAACAAGATTACAccgtaaagaaaatgtttgaattGGGTGATGAATTTTTCCAATCTCTGGGTATGCGTCCTCTGCCACAATCATTTTGGAATTTAAGTGTTTTAGAAAAACCTGAAGATCGTACTATTGTATGTCATGCCTCAGCTTGGGATCTATATGCGGATAGTGATGTTcgtatcaaaatgtgtaccgaaaTAGATACCCATTATTTGTATGTGGTTCATCATGAATTGGGCCATATTCAATACTATTTACTTTATGAGGATCAACCGACCGTCTTTAGAGGGGCCCCTAATCCAGGTTTCCATGAAGCAGTTGGTGATGTTATTGCTTTGTCTGTTGCTACTGTAAAACATTTGAATACCATTGGACTATCACCGGTGGCTGAATTGGATGAAGAGAGTCGCATAAATGAACTCTTCAGAACG gcaTTACAAAAGATTGTCTTCCTTCCATTCGCATATACAATGGACAAATATCGTTATGCCATTTATCGTAATGACTTTAAAAAATCTGCTTGGAATTGTGCTTTTTGGCAAATGAGATCAGAATATACTGGTATTGAACCTCCTATAAATCGCAATGATAGTGATTTCGACCCTCCAGCGAAATATCATTTGTCGGCCGATGTCGAGTACTTACGTTATTTTGCCGCACATATATTCCAATTTCAGTTCCATAAGTCATTGTGTATAAAGGCTGGTCAATATGTAGCTGGAGATCCTCACAAAACATTGGACAATTGCGACATATATAAAAGCAAAGAGGCTGGGAATGCTTTCAG GCATTTTCTATCTGCTGGTAGTTCTCGTCACTGGACTGAAGTTCTAAAAGAATTTACTGGAGAAACTACTATGGACCCAGCTGCCTTGCTTGAATATTTCGAGCCTTTGCGTGTTTGGCTTAAGGAAGAAAATCGTAAAGAAAACGTATCTGTTGGATGGGGAGCTACTGACA aagttccACATAATTGCTAG
- the LOC142224549 gene encoding uncharacterized protein LOC142224549 encodes MTRRMSPTSERRMSPTLLRLQTELAREFSGSYEEDLCGLIRMSEACWGAVGNETVPFQLAVIRPVAVYGYHVWWPITNHHNHILRLGRINRTALIYMTGAMRTTATAALEVLMGICPLDLHIRRTAEVILIRLRDLDSLESTGCRHTELIVYAGRHMRTDYMATRHMYENNLDSIIPSIGNWDENRIHFVNLNIYTDYSKIYLKEGTGSGIYCKELELKGSFKCDVSIFIDSHAAIKALGNKDIRLKVVSRCRRELTVLTEQRNVTLYWVPRHYGITGNEEADVTFWLMKAQD; translated from the exons atgacaaggcgaATGTCACCAACATCCGAACGgcgaatgtcaccaacattactgag ACTCCAAACTGAATTAGCTCGAGAATTTAGCGGATCGTATGAAGAAGACCTATGTGGCCTTATACGCATGTCAGAAGCTTGTTGGGGAGCGGTAGGGAATGAAACCGTCCCTTTTCAACTAGCTGTGATAAGGCCAGTAGCTGTGTATGGATATCATGTATGGTGGCCCATCACAAACCACCACAATCATATACTGAGACTGGGCAGAATAAATAGAACGGCCCTCATCTACATGACCGGGGCGATGAGGACAACGGCCACCGCAGCACTGGAGGTATTGATGGGGATATGTCCCCTGGACCTGCATATTAGGAGGACCGCGGAGGTAATACTGATTAGACTGAGGGACCTGGACTCATTGGAGAGCACGGGCTGCAGACACACTGAACTGATAGTCTATGCCGGACGACATATGAGAACTGACTATATGGCGACACGGCATATGTATGAGAATAACCTGGATTCAATTATCCCAAGCATAGGGAACTGGGACGAAAATAGGATACACTTTGTAAATCTCAACATCTATACGGACTactcgaaaatttatttgaaagagGGTACAGGCAGCGGAATTTATTGCAAGGAGTTGGAACTTAAGGGGTCCTTTAA ATGCGATGTCAGCATTTTCATCGATAGTCATGCAGCTATAAAGGCCCTGGGCAATAAGGACATAAGGTtgaaggtagtcagccgctgtcgtagagagcttacGGTTCTCACAGAACAGCGTAATGTAACTCTGTACTGGGTACCTCGACATTATGGCATAACTGGGAATGAAGAGGCAGATGTAACATTCTGGCTAATGAAGGCACAG gaTTAA